A window from Anoplolepis gracilipes chromosome 15, ASM4749672v1, whole genome shotgun sequence encodes these proteins:
- the Ush gene encoding zinc finger protein ush isoform X3, whose amino-acid sequence MSRRKQSNPKPLKREDEEWSDSEKTPSVSSGVDGGGSAVSSPIAPPVAEEDSSLPPPPRLNPPSSSTSSSTSEDIRQRLSVLSEDTRKRLISLTEDIEVARSIRDRHAPLSRNVRTRESSPKDVEEDQQAVKEDECQPRPSSSSSSSTAIRRRDSVCRRDSEDSVTAMATEAKRMRLDDEAAPRLRLNASLATDPALRPAAVAALTVKPENTSPPNQTPPLPAGLQNAIASGRLFVLPTDGKETITVEPARPTALICPPCGIRFSSASTLEAHRTFYCAHRPRADEDATNDEDDDGKSGKFEVRKAYACPHCSYSADKKVSLNRHMRMHAASPAPPTIPTTVSANSSTSNPASQTAASNGSLNEEAEKYCRNCDIRFSSLKTYRAHKTHYCSTRHVVKDTLPTSTATPTSSVKASPPTSSSPGDSPPPQPCLALPTNPILIVPYSLFRGASVLAAPALPAPDTACFLLPNGSLQPMTRGLASTTQNAVVEPPAVLRAANKPSTPGSVVVTTSTSPSASAPLDLSVRRSPVHQDEKENRMSPTSSSLPPPPGSPRSRGSGSPRTRSIGPVQTVTVAPPAPTELALRLAELPPPPVPGVLVKQGVSRCKECNIVFCRHENFVAHKKHYCQARETTVSNSPPPPGTPPPPICVQLICAACGIKFASMDNLVAHQAFYCPKRPEPQEHHTRCSKCKAIIEPGSNHTCASGTTGGWRCPVCGAVSPTAGAAQRHMDSHQGVKAFRCTICRYKGNTLRGMRTHIRMHFEKRGTDLQEENYITCVLDDEATLSTPEPATVTTPEEIPAEIQVNGKTEIRKSPQPPPPPPPPQPLVPAIASKVKQEREDTPPPEESLDPSKSGPRYCRSCDISFNFLSTFIAHKKFYCSSHAGEASNNNNNNNNNNNASGHPTPPPTGRTEASVL is encoded by the exons ggGAGGATGAGGAATGGAGTGATTCAGAGAAAACCCCGTCGGTGAGCAGCGGCGTGGACGGTGGCGGATCCGCGGTGTCAAGTCCAATCGCACCGCCGGTGGCTGAGGAAGACTCGAGTTTACCACCCCCTCCGAGACTCAACCCCCCATCATCCTCGACTAGTTCTTCCACTAGCGAGGATATCAGACAACGCCTGAGTGTGCTTTCGGAGGATACTAGGAAGCGTCTAATCAGCCTTACTGAGGACATCGAG GTCGCTAGGAGCATACGAGACCGCCATGCACCGCTGTCTAGAAACGTGCGAACACGAGAGTCGAGTCCCAAGGACGTCGAGGAGGATCAACAGGCTGTTAAAGAGGACGAATGCCAGCCGAGGCCAtcgtcctcgtcgtcatcgtccACTGCCATCAGGAGACGGGATTCTGTCTGCCGCAGGGATTCGGAAGACTCCGTCACCGCGATGGCCACTGAGGCCAAGAGGATGAGACTCGATGACGAGGCAGCACCAAGACTGAGACTCAATGCTAGTCTAGCGACGGATCCCGCACTGCGACCCGCCGCTGTCGCCGCGCTTACCGTGAAGCCCGAGAACACGTCGCCGCCGAACCAGACGCCACCGCTTCCAGCTGGACTTCAGAATG CAATCGCATCGGGTCGGCTGTTCGTTCTGCCAACCGATGGCAAGGAGACGATCACGGTGGAGCCAGCGAGGCCAACCGCTCTGATCTGCCCGCCATGCGGTATCCGATTCAGCTCGGCGAGCACCCTCGAGGCTCATCGCACCTTCTACTGCGCCCATCGGCCGCGTGCGGACGAAGACGCGACGAAtgacgaggacgacgacggCAAGTCCGGCAAATTCGAGGTGCGAAAGGCGTACGCGTGCCCGCACTGCTCGTACAGCGCCGACAAAAAAGTGTCCCTGAATCGCCATATGCGGATGCACGCAGCCTCGCCGGCACCGCCGACGATACCAACGACAGTGTCGGCGAACTCTTCGACGAGCAACCCCGCCAGTCAAACCGCCGCGTCTAATGGTTCTTTGAACGAGGAGGCTGAAAAATACTGCAGGAATTGTGACATTAGATTCAGCTCCTTGAAAACGTACAG GGCACATAAGACACATTATTGCAGCACCAGGCACGTGGTGAAGGACACATTACCGACGTCAACGGCAACGCCGACATCCTCGGTGAAAGCATCGCCGCCGACCAGCTCGAGTCCTGGTGATTCGCCGCCTCCACAGCCGTGCCTGGCGTTGCCCACCAACCCCATCCTTATCGTACCATACTCGTTGTTTCGCGGCGCGAGCGTCCTCGCCGCGCCGGCACTTCCGGCCCCTGACACAGCGTGCTTCCTTCTGCCAAATG GTTCCCTTCAGCCAATGACGAGGGGCCTCGCTTCCACGACTCAGAATGCGGTAGTGGAGCCACCGGCTGTCCTAAGAGCGGCGAACAAGCCTTCGACGCCGGGATCGGTGGTCGTGACAACATCCACGTCACCATCTGCCTCGGCGCCTCTCGATCTCAGCGTACGTAGATCGCCGGTGCACCAGGACGAGAAGGAGAACAGAATGTCGCCAACGTCGTCATCCCTGCCACCACCTCCAGGCAGTCCTAGATCCAGGGGCAGCGGTAGTCCTAGAACAAGGTCCATCGGCCCGGTGCAGACGGTCACTGTCGCGCCACCCGCGCCCACGGAACTCGCTCTAAGACTCGCCGAGCTGCCGCCACCTCCTGTTCCGGGGGTACTTGTGAAGCAGGGTGTTTCTAG GTGCAAGGAATGCAATATCGTGTTTTGTAGACACGAGAATTTTGTTGCTCATAAAAAACATTACTGCCAGGCAAGGGAGACGACGGTGAGTAACAGTCCGCCACCCCCTGGCACGCCCCCGCCGCCCATCTGTGTCCAGCTCATCTGCGCCGCATGCGGCATCAAATTCGCTTCCATGGACAACCTAGTCGCTCACCAGGCGTTTTATTGTCCAAAGAGGCCTGAACCGCAAGAACATCACACGCGGTGTTCTAAGTGCAAG GCGATAATAGAACCTGGCAGCAATCATACCTGCGCTAGCGGTACGACTGGTGGTTGGCGATGCCCAGTCTGTGGCGCCGTCAGCCCGACGGCCGGTGCTGCCCAGCGTCACATGGATTCCCACCAAGGAGTCAAAGCCTTTCGGTGTACGATCTGCCGTTACAAAGGCAACACTCTACGCGGCATGAGGACTCATATCAGAATGCACTTTGAGAAGCGCGGCACCGATCTACAA GAGGAGAATTACATAACGTGCGTACTGGATGACGAGGCGACGCTTTCGACACCGGAACCTGCAACTGTCACGACACCGGAGGAGATTCCCGCAGAGATCCAGGTGAACGGTAAAACGGAGATACGGAAGAGCCCGcaaccgccgccgccgccaccgccaccacaACCGCTGGTGCCGGCAATCGCTAGCAAGGTGAAGCAGGAACGCGAAGACACGCCACCGCCGGAGGAGAGTTTGGATCCCAGCAAAAGCGGGCCTCGCTATTGTCGCTCTTGTGACATCAGCTTCAATTTTCTGAGCACCTTTATCGCTCATAAGAAGTTTTACTGTTCGAGTCACGCCGGCGAGGCGagtaacaataacaataataacaacaataacaataatgccAGCGGTCATCCGACACCGCCGCCAACTGGCAGGACCGAGGCGTCGGTGCTGTAA
- the Ush gene encoding zinc finger protein ush isoform X4, whose protein sequence is MTSDDGKGEDEEWSDSEKTPSVSSGVDGGGSAVSSPIAPPVAEEDSSLPPPPRLNPPSSSTSSSTSEDIRQRLSVLSEDTRKRLISLTEDIEVARSIRDRHAPLSRNVRTRESSPKDVEEDQQAVKEDECQPRPSSSSSSSTAIRRRDSVCRRDSEDSVTAMATEAKRMRLDDEAAPRLRLNASLATDPALRPAAVAALTVKPENTSPPNQTPPLPAGLQNAIASGRLFVLPTDGKETITVEPARPTALICPPCGIRFSSASTLEAHRTFYCAHRPRADEDATNDEDDDGKSGKFEVRKAYACPHCSYSADKKVSLNRHMRMHAASPAPPTIPTTVSANSSTSNPASQTAASNGSLNEEAEKYCRNCDIRFSSLKTYRAHKTHYCSTRHVVKDTLPTSTATPTSSVKASPPTSSSPGDSPPPQPCLALPTNPILIVPYSLFRGASVLAAPALPAPDTACFLLPNGSLQPMTRGLASTTQNAVVEPPAVLRAANKPSTPGSVVVTTSTSPSASAPLDLSVRRSPVHQDEKENRMSPTSSSLPPPPGSPRSRGSGSPRTRSIGPVQTVTVAPPAPTELALRLAELPPPPVPGVLVKQGVSRCKECNIVFCRHENFVAHKKHYCQARETTVSNSPPPPGTPPPPICVQLICAACGIKFASMDNLVAHQAFYCPKRPEPQEHHTRCSKCKAIIEPGSNHTCASGTTGGWRCPVCGAVSPTAGAAQRHMDSHQGVKAFRCTICRYKGNTLRGMRTHIRMHFEKRGTDLQEENYITCVLDDEATLSTPEPATVTTPEEIPAEIQVNGKTEIRKSPQPPPPPPPPQPLVPAIASKVKQEREDTPPPEESLDPSKSGPRYCRSCDISFNFLSTFIAHKKFYCSSHAGEASNNNNNNNNNNNASGHPTPPPTGRTEASVL, encoded by the exons ggGAGGATGAGGAATGGAGTGATTCAGAGAAAACCCCGTCGGTGAGCAGCGGCGTGGACGGTGGCGGATCCGCGGTGTCAAGTCCAATCGCACCGCCGGTGGCTGAGGAAGACTCGAGTTTACCACCCCCTCCGAGACTCAACCCCCCATCATCCTCGACTAGTTCTTCCACTAGCGAGGATATCAGACAACGCCTGAGTGTGCTTTCGGAGGATACTAGGAAGCGTCTAATCAGCCTTACTGAGGACATCGAG GTCGCTAGGAGCATACGAGACCGCCATGCACCGCTGTCTAGAAACGTGCGAACACGAGAGTCGAGTCCCAAGGACGTCGAGGAGGATCAACAGGCTGTTAAAGAGGACGAATGCCAGCCGAGGCCAtcgtcctcgtcgtcatcgtccACTGCCATCAGGAGACGGGATTCTGTCTGCCGCAGGGATTCGGAAGACTCCGTCACCGCGATGGCCACTGAGGCCAAGAGGATGAGACTCGATGACGAGGCAGCACCAAGACTGAGACTCAATGCTAGTCTAGCGACGGATCCCGCACTGCGACCCGCCGCTGTCGCCGCGCTTACCGTGAAGCCCGAGAACACGTCGCCGCCGAACCAGACGCCACCGCTTCCAGCTGGACTTCAGAATG CAATCGCATCGGGTCGGCTGTTCGTTCTGCCAACCGATGGCAAGGAGACGATCACGGTGGAGCCAGCGAGGCCAACCGCTCTGATCTGCCCGCCATGCGGTATCCGATTCAGCTCGGCGAGCACCCTCGAGGCTCATCGCACCTTCTACTGCGCCCATCGGCCGCGTGCGGACGAAGACGCGACGAAtgacgaggacgacgacggCAAGTCCGGCAAATTCGAGGTGCGAAAGGCGTACGCGTGCCCGCACTGCTCGTACAGCGCCGACAAAAAAGTGTCCCTGAATCGCCATATGCGGATGCACGCAGCCTCGCCGGCACCGCCGACGATACCAACGACAGTGTCGGCGAACTCTTCGACGAGCAACCCCGCCAGTCAAACCGCCGCGTCTAATGGTTCTTTGAACGAGGAGGCTGAAAAATACTGCAGGAATTGTGACATTAGATTCAGCTCCTTGAAAACGTACAG GGCACATAAGACACATTATTGCAGCACCAGGCACGTGGTGAAGGACACATTACCGACGTCAACGGCAACGCCGACATCCTCGGTGAAAGCATCGCCGCCGACCAGCTCGAGTCCTGGTGATTCGCCGCCTCCACAGCCGTGCCTGGCGTTGCCCACCAACCCCATCCTTATCGTACCATACTCGTTGTTTCGCGGCGCGAGCGTCCTCGCCGCGCCGGCACTTCCGGCCCCTGACACAGCGTGCTTCCTTCTGCCAAATG GTTCCCTTCAGCCAATGACGAGGGGCCTCGCTTCCACGACTCAGAATGCGGTAGTGGAGCCACCGGCTGTCCTAAGAGCGGCGAACAAGCCTTCGACGCCGGGATCGGTGGTCGTGACAACATCCACGTCACCATCTGCCTCGGCGCCTCTCGATCTCAGCGTACGTAGATCGCCGGTGCACCAGGACGAGAAGGAGAACAGAATGTCGCCAACGTCGTCATCCCTGCCACCACCTCCAGGCAGTCCTAGATCCAGGGGCAGCGGTAGTCCTAGAACAAGGTCCATCGGCCCGGTGCAGACGGTCACTGTCGCGCCACCCGCGCCCACGGAACTCGCTCTAAGACTCGCCGAGCTGCCGCCACCTCCTGTTCCGGGGGTACTTGTGAAGCAGGGTGTTTCTAG GTGCAAGGAATGCAATATCGTGTTTTGTAGACACGAGAATTTTGTTGCTCATAAAAAACATTACTGCCAGGCAAGGGAGACGACGGTGAGTAACAGTCCGCCACCCCCTGGCACGCCCCCGCCGCCCATCTGTGTCCAGCTCATCTGCGCCGCATGCGGCATCAAATTCGCTTCCATGGACAACCTAGTCGCTCACCAGGCGTTTTATTGTCCAAAGAGGCCTGAACCGCAAGAACATCACACGCGGTGTTCTAAGTGCAAG GCGATAATAGAACCTGGCAGCAATCATACCTGCGCTAGCGGTACGACTGGTGGTTGGCGATGCCCAGTCTGTGGCGCCGTCAGCCCGACGGCCGGTGCTGCCCAGCGTCACATGGATTCCCACCAAGGAGTCAAAGCCTTTCGGTGTACGATCTGCCGTTACAAAGGCAACACTCTACGCGGCATGAGGACTCATATCAGAATGCACTTTGAGAAGCGCGGCACCGATCTACAA GAGGAGAATTACATAACGTGCGTACTGGATGACGAGGCGACGCTTTCGACACCGGAACCTGCAACTGTCACGACACCGGAGGAGATTCCCGCAGAGATCCAGGTGAACGGTAAAACGGAGATACGGAAGAGCCCGcaaccgccgccgccgccaccgccaccacaACCGCTGGTGCCGGCAATCGCTAGCAAGGTGAAGCAGGAACGCGAAGACACGCCACCGCCGGAGGAGAGTTTGGATCCCAGCAAAAGCGGGCCTCGCTATTGTCGCTCTTGTGACATCAGCTTCAATTTTCTGAGCACCTTTATCGCTCATAAGAAGTTTTACTGTTCGAGTCACGCCGGCGAGGCGagtaacaataacaataataacaacaataacaataatgccAGCGGTCATCCGACACCGCCGCCAACTGGCAGGACCGAGGCGTCGGTGCTGTAA
- the Ush gene encoding zinc finger protein ush isoform X1, translating into MVFYFEDLFFSRNMSILLGRQRRASQMRAKTTSLSLSREDEEWSDSEKTPSVSSGVDGGGSAVSSPIAPPVAEEDSSLPPPPRLNPPSSSTSSSTSEDIRQRLSVLSEDTRKRLISLTEDIEVARSIRDRHAPLSRNVRTRESSPKDVEEDQQAVKEDECQPRPSSSSSSSTAIRRRDSVCRRDSEDSVTAMATEAKRMRLDDEAAPRLRLNASLATDPALRPAAVAALTVKPENTSPPNQTPPLPAGLQNAIASGRLFVLPTDGKETITVEPARPTALICPPCGIRFSSASTLEAHRTFYCAHRPRADEDATNDEDDDGKSGKFEVRKAYACPHCSYSADKKVSLNRHMRMHAASPAPPTIPTTVSANSSTSNPASQTAASNGSLNEEAEKYCRNCDIRFSSLKTYRAHKTHYCSTRHVVKDTLPTSTATPTSSVKASPPTSSSPGDSPPPQPCLALPTNPILIVPYSLFRGASVLAAPALPAPDTACFLLPNGSLQPMTRGLASTTQNAVVEPPAVLRAANKPSTPGSVVVTTSTSPSASAPLDLSVRRSPVHQDEKENRMSPTSSSLPPPPGSPRSRGSGSPRTRSIGPVQTVTVAPPAPTELALRLAELPPPPVPGVLVKQGVSRCKECNIVFCRHENFVAHKKHYCQARETTVSNSPPPPGTPPPPICVQLICAACGIKFASMDNLVAHQAFYCPKRPEPQEHHTRCSKCKAIIEPGSNHTCASGTTGGWRCPVCGAVSPTAGAAQRHMDSHQGVKAFRCTICRYKGNTLRGMRTHIRMHFEKRGTDLQEENYITCVLDDEATLSTPEPATVTTPEEIPAEIQVNGKTEIRKSPQPPPPPPPPQPLVPAIASKVKQEREDTPPPEESLDPSKSGPRYCRSCDISFNFLSTFIAHKKFYCSSHAGEASNNNNNNNNNNNASGHPTPPPTGRTEASVL; encoded by the exons ggGAGGATGAGGAATGGAGTGATTCAGAGAAAACCCCGTCGGTGAGCAGCGGCGTGGACGGTGGCGGATCCGCGGTGTCAAGTCCAATCGCACCGCCGGTGGCTGAGGAAGACTCGAGTTTACCACCCCCTCCGAGACTCAACCCCCCATCATCCTCGACTAGTTCTTCCACTAGCGAGGATATCAGACAACGCCTGAGTGTGCTTTCGGAGGATACTAGGAAGCGTCTAATCAGCCTTACTGAGGACATCGAG GTCGCTAGGAGCATACGAGACCGCCATGCACCGCTGTCTAGAAACGTGCGAACACGAGAGTCGAGTCCCAAGGACGTCGAGGAGGATCAACAGGCTGTTAAAGAGGACGAATGCCAGCCGAGGCCAtcgtcctcgtcgtcatcgtccACTGCCATCAGGAGACGGGATTCTGTCTGCCGCAGGGATTCGGAAGACTCCGTCACCGCGATGGCCACTGAGGCCAAGAGGATGAGACTCGATGACGAGGCAGCACCAAGACTGAGACTCAATGCTAGTCTAGCGACGGATCCCGCACTGCGACCCGCCGCTGTCGCCGCGCTTACCGTGAAGCCCGAGAACACGTCGCCGCCGAACCAGACGCCACCGCTTCCAGCTGGACTTCAGAATG CAATCGCATCGGGTCGGCTGTTCGTTCTGCCAACCGATGGCAAGGAGACGATCACGGTGGAGCCAGCGAGGCCAACCGCTCTGATCTGCCCGCCATGCGGTATCCGATTCAGCTCGGCGAGCACCCTCGAGGCTCATCGCACCTTCTACTGCGCCCATCGGCCGCGTGCGGACGAAGACGCGACGAAtgacgaggacgacgacggCAAGTCCGGCAAATTCGAGGTGCGAAAGGCGTACGCGTGCCCGCACTGCTCGTACAGCGCCGACAAAAAAGTGTCCCTGAATCGCCATATGCGGATGCACGCAGCCTCGCCGGCACCGCCGACGATACCAACGACAGTGTCGGCGAACTCTTCGACGAGCAACCCCGCCAGTCAAACCGCCGCGTCTAATGGTTCTTTGAACGAGGAGGCTGAAAAATACTGCAGGAATTGTGACATTAGATTCAGCTCCTTGAAAACGTACAG GGCACATAAGACACATTATTGCAGCACCAGGCACGTGGTGAAGGACACATTACCGACGTCAACGGCAACGCCGACATCCTCGGTGAAAGCATCGCCGCCGACCAGCTCGAGTCCTGGTGATTCGCCGCCTCCACAGCCGTGCCTGGCGTTGCCCACCAACCCCATCCTTATCGTACCATACTCGTTGTTTCGCGGCGCGAGCGTCCTCGCCGCGCCGGCACTTCCGGCCCCTGACACAGCGTGCTTCCTTCTGCCAAATG GTTCCCTTCAGCCAATGACGAGGGGCCTCGCTTCCACGACTCAGAATGCGGTAGTGGAGCCACCGGCTGTCCTAAGAGCGGCGAACAAGCCTTCGACGCCGGGATCGGTGGTCGTGACAACATCCACGTCACCATCTGCCTCGGCGCCTCTCGATCTCAGCGTACGTAGATCGCCGGTGCACCAGGACGAGAAGGAGAACAGAATGTCGCCAACGTCGTCATCCCTGCCACCACCTCCAGGCAGTCCTAGATCCAGGGGCAGCGGTAGTCCTAGAACAAGGTCCATCGGCCCGGTGCAGACGGTCACTGTCGCGCCACCCGCGCCCACGGAACTCGCTCTAAGACTCGCCGAGCTGCCGCCACCTCCTGTTCCGGGGGTACTTGTGAAGCAGGGTGTTTCTAG GTGCAAGGAATGCAATATCGTGTTTTGTAGACACGAGAATTTTGTTGCTCATAAAAAACATTACTGCCAGGCAAGGGAGACGACGGTGAGTAACAGTCCGCCACCCCCTGGCACGCCCCCGCCGCCCATCTGTGTCCAGCTCATCTGCGCCGCATGCGGCATCAAATTCGCTTCCATGGACAACCTAGTCGCTCACCAGGCGTTTTATTGTCCAAAGAGGCCTGAACCGCAAGAACATCACACGCGGTGTTCTAAGTGCAAG GCGATAATAGAACCTGGCAGCAATCATACCTGCGCTAGCGGTACGACTGGTGGTTGGCGATGCCCAGTCTGTGGCGCCGTCAGCCCGACGGCCGGTGCTGCCCAGCGTCACATGGATTCCCACCAAGGAGTCAAAGCCTTTCGGTGTACGATCTGCCGTTACAAAGGCAACACTCTACGCGGCATGAGGACTCATATCAGAATGCACTTTGAGAAGCGCGGCACCGATCTACAA GAGGAGAATTACATAACGTGCGTACTGGATGACGAGGCGACGCTTTCGACACCGGAACCTGCAACTGTCACGACACCGGAGGAGATTCCCGCAGAGATCCAGGTGAACGGTAAAACGGAGATACGGAAGAGCCCGcaaccgccgccgccgccaccgccaccacaACCGCTGGTGCCGGCAATCGCTAGCAAGGTGAAGCAGGAACGCGAAGACACGCCACCGCCGGAGGAGAGTTTGGATCCCAGCAAAAGCGGGCCTCGCTATTGTCGCTCTTGTGACATCAGCTTCAATTTTCTGAGCACCTTTATCGCTCATAAGAAGTTTTACTGTTCGAGTCACGCCGGCGAGGCGagtaacaataacaataataacaacaataacaataatgccAGCGGTCATCCGACACCGCCGCCAACTGGCAGGACCGAGGCGTCGGTGCTGTAA
- the Ush gene encoding zinc finger protein ush isoform X2, with the protein MVFYFEDLFFSRNMSILLGRQRRASQMRAKTTSLSLSREDEEWSDSEKTPSVSSGVDGGGSAVSSPIAPPVAEEDSSLPPPPRLNPPSSSTSSSTSEDIRQRLSVLSEDTRKRLISLTEDIEVARSIRDRHAPLSRNVRTRESSPKDVEEDQQAVKEDECQPRPSSSSSSSTAIRRRDSVCRRDSEDSVTAMATEAKRMRLDDEAAPRLRLNASLATDPALRPAAVAALTVKPENTSPPNQTPPLPAGLQNAIASGRLFVLPTDGKETITVEPARPTALICPPCGIRFSSASTLEAHRTFYCAHRPRADEDATNDEDDDGKSGKFEVRKAYACPHCSYSADKKVSLNRHMRMHAASPAPPTIPTTVSANSSTSNPASQTAASNGSLNEEAEKYCRNCDIRFSSLKTAHKTHYCSTRHVVKDTLPTSTATPTSSVKASPPTSSSPGDSPPPQPCLALPTNPILIVPYSLFRGASVLAAPALPAPDTACFLLPNGSLQPMTRGLASTTQNAVVEPPAVLRAANKPSTPGSVVVTTSTSPSASAPLDLSVRRSPVHQDEKENRMSPTSSSLPPPPGSPRSRGSGSPRTRSIGPVQTVTVAPPAPTELALRLAELPPPPVPGVLVKQGVSRCKECNIVFCRHENFVAHKKHYCQARETTVSNSPPPPGTPPPPICVQLICAACGIKFASMDNLVAHQAFYCPKRPEPQEHHTRCSKCKAIIEPGSNHTCASGTTGGWRCPVCGAVSPTAGAAQRHMDSHQGVKAFRCTICRYKGNTLRGMRTHIRMHFEKRGTDLQEENYITCVLDDEATLSTPEPATVTTPEEIPAEIQVNGKTEIRKSPQPPPPPPPPQPLVPAIASKVKQEREDTPPPEESLDPSKSGPRYCRSCDISFNFLSTFIAHKKFYCSSHAGEASNNNNNNNNNNNASGHPTPPPTGRTEASVL; encoded by the exons ggGAGGATGAGGAATGGAGTGATTCAGAGAAAACCCCGTCGGTGAGCAGCGGCGTGGACGGTGGCGGATCCGCGGTGTCAAGTCCAATCGCACCGCCGGTGGCTGAGGAAGACTCGAGTTTACCACCCCCTCCGAGACTCAACCCCCCATCATCCTCGACTAGTTCTTCCACTAGCGAGGATATCAGACAACGCCTGAGTGTGCTTTCGGAGGATACTAGGAAGCGTCTAATCAGCCTTACTGAGGACATCGAG GTCGCTAGGAGCATACGAGACCGCCATGCACCGCTGTCTAGAAACGTGCGAACACGAGAGTCGAGTCCCAAGGACGTCGAGGAGGATCAACAGGCTGTTAAAGAGGACGAATGCCAGCCGAGGCCAtcgtcctcgtcgtcatcgtccACTGCCATCAGGAGACGGGATTCTGTCTGCCGCAGGGATTCGGAAGACTCCGTCACCGCGATGGCCACTGAGGCCAAGAGGATGAGACTCGATGACGAGGCAGCACCAAGACTGAGACTCAATGCTAGTCTAGCGACGGATCCCGCACTGCGACCCGCCGCTGTCGCCGCGCTTACCGTGAAGCCCGAGAACACGTCGCCGCCGAACCAGACGCCACCGCTTCCAGCTGGACTTCAGAATG CAATCGCATCGGGTCGGCTGTTCGTTCTGCCAACCGATGGCAAGGAGACGATCACGGTGGAGCCAGCGAGGCCAACCGCTCTGATCTGCCCGCCATGCGGTATCCGATTCAGCTCGGCGAGCACCCTCGAGGCTCATCGCACCTTCTACTGCGCCCATCGGCCGCGTGCGGACGAAGACGCGACGAAtgacgaggacgacgacggCAAGTCCGGCAAATTCGAGGTGCGAAAGGCGTACGCGTGCCCGCACTGCTCGTACAGCGCCGACAAAAAAGTGTCCCTGAATCGCCATATGCGGATGCACGCAGCCTCGCCGGCACCGCCGACGATACCAACGACAGTGTCGGCGAACTCTTCGACGAGCAACCCCGCCAGTCAAACCGCCGCGTCTAATGGTTCTTTGAACGAGGAGGCTGAAAAATACTGCAGGAATTGTGACATTAGATTCAGCTCCTTGAAAAC GGCACATAAGACACATTATTGCAGCACCAGGCACGTGGTGAAGGACACATTACCGACGTCAACGGCAACGCCGACATCCTCGGTGAAAGCATCGCCGCCGACCAGCTCGAGTCCTGGTGATTCGCCGCCTCCACAGCCGTGCCTGGCGTTGCCCACCAACCCCATCCTTATCGTACCATACTCGTTGTTTCGCGGCGCGAGCGTCCTCGCCGCGCCGGCACTTCCGGCCCCTGACACAGCGTGCTTCCTTCTGCCAAATG GTTCCCTTCAGCCAATGACGAGGGGCCTCGCTTCCACGACTCAGAATGCGGTAGTGGAGCCACCGGCTGTCCTAAGAGCGGCGAACAAGCCTTCGACGCCGGGATCGGTGGTCGTGACAACATCCACGTCACCATCTGCCTCGGCGCCTCTCGATCTCAGCGTACGTAGATCGCCGGTGCACCAGGACGAGAAGGAGAACAGAATGTCGCCAACGTCGTCATCCCTGCCACCACCTCCAGGCAGTCCTAGATCCAGGGGCAGCGGTAGTCCTAGAACAAGGTCCATCGGCCCGGTGCAGACGGTCACTGTCGCGCCACCCGCGCCCACGGAACTCGCTCTAAGACTCGCCGAGCTGCCGCCACCTCCTGTTCCGGGGGTACTTGTGAAGCAGGGTGTTTCTAG GTGCAAGGAATGCAATATCGTGTTTTGTAGACACGAGAATTTTGTTGCTCATAAAAAACATTACTGCCAGGCAAGGGAGACGACGGTGAGTAACAGTCCGCCACCCCCTGGCACGCCCCCGCCGCCCATCTGTGTCCAGCTCATCTGCGCCGCATGCGGCATCAAATTCGCTTCCATGGACAACCTAGTCGCTCACCAGGCGTTTTATTGTCCAAAGAGGCCTGAACCGCAAGAACATCACACGCGGTGTTCTAAGTGCAAG GCGATAATAGAACCTGGCAGCAATCATACCTGCGCTAGCGGTACGACTGGTGGTTGGCGATGCCCAGTCTGTGGCGCCGTCAGCCCGACGGCCGGTGCTGCCCAGCGTCACATGGATTCCCACCAAGGAGTCAAAGCCTTTCGGTGTACGATCTGCCGTTACAAAGGCAACACTCTACGCGGCATGAGGACTCATATCAGAATGCACTTTGAGAAGCGCGGCACCGATCTACAA GAGGAGAATTACATAACGTGCGTACTGGATGACGAGGCGACGCTTTCGACACCGGAACCTGCAACTGTCACGACACCGGAGGAGATTCCCGCAGAGATCCAGGTGAACGGTAAAACGGAGATACGGAAGAGCCCGcaaccgccgccgccgccaccgccaccacaACCGCTGGTGCCGGCAATCGCTAGCAAGGTGAAGCAGGAACGCGAAGACACGCCACCGCCGGAGGAGAGTTTGGATCCCAGCAAAAGCGGGCCTCGCTATTGTCGCTCTTGTGACATCAGCTTCAATTTTCTGAGCACCTTTATCGCTCATAAGAAGTTTTACTGTTCGAGTCACGCCGGCGAGGCGagtaacaataacaataataacaacaataacaataatgccAGCGGTCATCCGACACCGCCGCCAACTGGCAGGACCGAGGCGTCGGTGCTGTAA